In Pogoniulus pusillus isolate bPogPus1 chromosome 1, bPogPus1.pri, whole genome shotgun sequence, one DNA window encodes the following:
- the GOLGA5 gene encoding golgin subfamily A member 5 produces MSWLADLAGKAEDLLNRVDQGAASALSKKDTANSAVYGHKNLDSANEYSELHKHTGEPKYQMASKAAYISSAADNIKHQKATILAGTANVKPARRTSSEVASPVENVSTPRAASHFVRRKKSEPDDELLFDFLNSSEKEPNGRMDSKKTEKSKAPVLQNHSRTSSISSVSTSTQSAKTAEDNSTRSQGNETPDSSDSGLGTQGDGVKDSSQSAVTNPSLSANDDLKSHELSNLRLENQLLRNEVQSLNQEMASLIQRSKETQEELNKSREKVEKWNVDHSRSDRMVRELQARVDDLTEAVGAKDSQLAVLKVRLQEADQLLSARTEALEALKSEKSRIIQDHSEGSSLQNQALQTLQERLRDADSTLKQEQESYKQMQNEFAARLSKMEAERQNLAEGITVAERKYLDEKRRADDLQQQVKLTKNHLESAKQELTDYKQKATRILQSKEKLINSLKEGSGIEGLDSNTASTMELEELRHERDTQREEIQKLMGQIQQLRTELQDMETQQVSEAESVREQLQDLQEQIAAHKMAKQEAEAELERQKQELHYTEEELYRTKNTLQSRIKDREEEIQKLRNQLTNKTLSSSSQTELENRLHQLTETLIQKQTMLESLSTEKNSLVYQLERLEQQLKAIQGTNSNGPSINMAGIDGAEGARMRNVPVLFSDVDTNVAGMYGRVRKAASSIDQFSIRLGIFLRRYPIARVFVIIYMALLHLWVMVVLLTYTPEMHHDSPSGR; encoded by the exons ATGTCTTGGCTTGCTGATCTTGCTGGAAAGGCAGAGGATCTCCTCAACAGAGTTGATCAAGGAGCTGCATCAGCTCTGAGCAAAAAAGACACAGCAAACAGTGCAGTTTATGGTCATAAGAATTTGGACTCTGCCAATGAATATTCTGAGCTGCATAAGCATACTGGAGAACCGAAGTATCAGATGGCATCCAAAGCAGCCTATATCTCTTCAGCAGCTGATAATATTAAGCATCAAAAGGCCACAATCCTAGCAGGAACAGCAAATGTTAAACCTGCACGTAGGACATCTTCGGAGGTTGCTTCTCCAGTGGAAAATGTATCCACACCCAGAGCTGCATCACattttgtgagaagaaaaaagtcAGAACCTGATGATGAGTTGCTATTTGATTTTCTCAACAGTTCAGAGAAAGAGCCTAATGGAAGGATGGACTCTAAAAAAACAGAGAAGAGCAAGGCACCAGTTCTTCAAAATCACTCTCGGACTTCAAGCATAAGTTCTGTGTCTACCAGTACACAGAGTGCAAAAACTGCTGAAGATAATTCCACAAGGAGCCAAGGCAATG AAACTCCAGACAGTTCAGATTCTGGACTGGGAACCCAAGGGGATGGCGTGAAGGATTCATCACAAAGTGCAGTAACAAATCCTAGCCTTTCAGCTAACGATGATTTAAAATCACATGAGCTATCCAACCTGCGCCTGGAGAATCAGCTGCTGCGGAATGAGGTTCAATCTTTAAACCAAGAAATGGCTTCATTAATTCAGAGATCCAAAGAAACACAAGAAG AATTGAACAAATCCCGAGAAAAGGTTGAGAAGTGGAATGTTGACCattcaaggagtgacaggatggtTAGAGAACTTCAAGCTCGAGTTGATGATCTGACGGAAGCTGTTGGTGCCAAAGATTCACAGCTAGCTGTGCTGAAAGTACGGTTGCAAGAAGCTGATCAGCTCTTAAGTGCTCGGACAGAAGCTCTGGAAGCTTTGAAGAGCGAAAAATCACG GATAATACAAGACCACAGTGAGGGGAGCAGTTTGCAAAATCAAGCCCTTCAGACTCTCCAAGAGAGACTTCGTGATGCAGATTCTACACTGAAGCAAGAGCAAGAAAGTTACAAACAAATGCAG AATGAGTTTGCAGCTCGTCTAAGTAAAATGGAAGCAGAACGTCAGAACTTGGCAGAAGGGATAACTGTAGCAGAAAGAAAGTATTTGGATGAGAAAAGGCGAGCTGATgaccttcagcagcaagtcaaACTAACTAAAAACCACCTAGAATCTGCAAAGCAGGAACTGACAGACTATAAACAGAAAGCTACTCGCATACTGCAA TCTAAAGAGAAGTTGATAAACAGCTTAAAAGAAGGTTCTGGTATTGAAGGCCTGGATAGCAACACTGCGAGCACAATGGAATTAGAAGAACTGAGGCATGAACGAGACACTCAGAGAGAAGAAATACAAAAACTAATGGGGCAAATACAACAGTTGAGAACAGAACTGCAG GATATGGAGACTCAGCAGGTGAGTGAAGCTGAGTCGGTAAGAGAGCAGCTTCAAGACCTTCAAGAACAAATAGCAGCACATAAAATGGCAAAGCAAGAGGCAGAAGCTGAGCTAGAACGGCAAAAACAG GAACTTCATTATACTGAAGAAGAATTGTATCGAACAAAAAATACTTTGCAAAGCAGAATAAAAGACAGAGAGGAAGAAATTCAGAAGCTCAGAAATCAG cTGACAAACAAGACTCTGAGCAGCAGTAGTCAGACAGAATTAGAAAATCGCCTTCATCAGCTGACTGAAACCCTAATTCAGAAGCAAACCATGTTAGAGAGCCTGAGCACAGAGAAAAACTCACTTGTCTATCAACTGGAACGACTTGAACAACAGCTGAAGGCTATCCAAGGCACTAACAGTAACGGACCTTCTATTAACATGGCAGGCATCGATGGTGCTGAAG GTGCTCGGATGCGTAATGTTCCTGTCCTGTTTAGCGACGTGGATACTAACGTGGCAGGAATGTATGGGAGAGTTCGAAAAGCTGCCAGTAGCATAGATCAGTTCAG